From Litorilinea aerophila, a single genomic window includes:
- a CDS encoding VOC family protein, producing the protein MKPEQTPSGRIHLGPVVQVGIVVRDVEATLRAWMERFHLPPARIVDWPPEGTDLAATATYRGGPGRFRMRLAFVETGPVQLEFIQPLEGENIYSEFLAEHGEGIHHLLFEVDDPEAVAAGLEVPILQSGGSTLRPGALWAYLDTQALLGAMIELRTRQESASESFGDPAGAP; encoded by the coding sequence ATGAAGCCAGAGCAGACGCCATCGGGCCGCATCCATCTGGGTCCCGTGGTCCAGGTGGGCATTGTGGTGCGGGATGTGGAAGCCACCCTGCGCGCCTGGATGGAACGCTTCCACCTGCCGCCTGCCCGGATCGTGGACTGGCCACCAGAAGGCACCGATCTGGCGGCAACGGCCACTTACCGGGGCGGGCCGGGCCGGTTTCGCATGCGCCTGGCCTTTGTGGAGACCGGCCCGGTCCAGCTGGAGTTTATCCAACCCCTGGAAGGCGAGAACATCTACAGCGAATTTCTGGCCGAGCATGGCGAAGGCATCCATCACCTTCTCTTCGAGGTGGACGACCCCGAGGCGGTGGCCGCCGGCCTGGAGGTGCCCATCCTCCAGAGCGGCGGCTCCACCCTGCGGCCAGGCGCCCTCTGGGCCTACCTGGACACCCAGGCGCTCCTGGGCGCCATGATTGAACTGCGCACCCGGCAGGAGTCCGCCAGCGAATCCTTCGGCGATCCCGCCGGCGCCCCCTGA